A genomic segment from Kineosporia corallincola encodes:
- a CDS encoding lytic transglycosylase domain-containing protein has product MRGTRPGARRSRGRAGLLLLLAFLTVPLLPAEGAGNGVGTMPAASSLLVAVTTADADRAEDRARRARDRVDRLMDAYTTAEDAVAQGLSRLSGAFAAAGAAEREAARLEAARRAVAARRVRDIRAVYASGGATGLTATLLGARSPSEVLRWQGTNRRIMEEVLGSSHRLLRDARDGARLAVRRAAEAGRAADERAAAMTGLHADADRAHDALVSAETTLDRLDREARRARAAQEARDRIERERRRAGERRREAAGAVTALGIPQEYESAYREAAPTCPGLSWTLLAAVGQVESGHGRDPGPSSAGALGPMQFMPATFAAYGVDGDLDGVRDVWDPQDAIFSAARYLCASGAGTDVRRALYAYNHADWYVDLVLAAERAIVAHPAASG; this is encoded by the coding sequence ATGCGGGGAACCAGACCGGGCGCGCGGCGCAGCCGGGGGCGGGCCGGGCTGCTCCTGCTGCTGGCCTTCCTGACCGTTCCCCTCCTCCCGGCCGAGGGGGCCGGGAACGGGGTGGGGACGATGCCGGCCGCGTCGTCCCTGCTGGTCGCCGTGACCACCGCCGACGCCGACCGGGCGGAGGACCGGGCCCGGCGGGCACGCGACCGCGTGGACCGGCTGATGGACGCGTACACCACGGCGGAAGACGCTGTGGCGCAAGGCCTCTCACGACTGTCCGGCGCGTTCGCGGCGGCCGGCGCGGCGGAGCGGGAGGCCGCCCGGCTGGAGGCGGCGCGGCGCGCGGTGGCGGCGCGGCGGGTGCGGGACATCCGGGCGGTGTACGCCTCCGGCGGCGCGACCGGGCTGACGGCGACGCTGCTGGGCGCGCGCTCGCCGAGCGAGGTGCTGCGCTGGCAGGGCACCAACCGCCGGATCATGGAGGAGGTGCTGGGCTCGTCGCACCGGCTGCTGCGCGACGCGCGGGACGGCGCCCGGCTGGCCGTGCGCCGGGCCGCCGAGGCGGGGCGGGCGGCGGACGAACGGGCCGCGGCGATGACCGGGCTGCACGCCGACGCCGACCGGGCCCACGACGCCCTGGTCAGCGCCGAGACCACGCTGGACCGGCTGGACCGCGAGGCCCGCCGGGCCCGGGCGGCCCAGGAGGCGCGGGACCGCATCGAGCGGGAACGGCGCCGGGCCGGGGAACGCCGCCGGGAGGCGGCGGGAGCGGTGACCGCCCTGGGGATCCCGCAGGAGTACGAGAGTGCCTACCGCGAGGCCGCGCCCACCTGCCCCGGCCTGAGCTGGACGCTGCTGGCGGCGGTCGGCCAGGTGGAGAGCGGGCACGGGCGCGACCCGGGCCCCTCGTCGGCCGGGGCGCTGGGGCCGATGCAGTTCATGCCCGCCACGTTCGCCGCCTACGGCGTGGACGGCGACCTGGACGGCGTGAGGGACGTGTGGGACCCGCAGGACGCGATCTTCTCGGCGGCGCGCTACCTGTGCGCGTCGGGCGCCGGCACCGACGTGCGCCGGGCCCTGTACGCCTACAACCACGCCGACTGGTACGTCGACCTGGTGCTCGCGGCCGAGCGGGCGATCGTCGCCCACCCGGCCGCGAGCGGTTAG
- a CDS encoding cryptochrome/photolyase family protein: MRWLFADQLGPHFLDADDQPVLLIESLEVFRRRRFHRRKAHLVLSALRHRAAELGGQAVLRRAGTYTEALDGLPQRLRHRPLSVCAPTTYAARRLVERLPVEVLPSRGYAISEEQFAGWARRRGGRKLLMEDFYRDVRRHHRLLLEGDGEPVGGRWNHDHDNREPPPKAATLARATGLPDPWWPAEDEIDEQVRADLDRWEREEGVTFLGEDGPRRFAVTRDEALRALESFVTTRLDDFGPYEDAILAQDRWMAHSLLSVPLNLGLLHPVEVARRAERAYRDGDAGPASTEGFVRQVTGWRDYVWHVYWHFGDDYRRRNHLAARRKLPRWFAELDPDGEVEARCLSNALTSVREDGWAHHIPRLMVLGNWALQRGYDPVAVTDWFHRAFVDGYDWVMVPNVVGMALHADGGSMMTKPYAAGGAYINRMSDHCGGCRYDPKKRVGEDACPFTAGYWAFLERHREQFAGNHRMSRAYAGMGRLKDLEEVLEQERLRGAGAP; the protein is encoded by the coding sequence GTGCGCTGGTTGTTCGCCGACCAGCTCGGGCCGCACTTCCTGGACGCCGACGACCAGCCGGTGCTGCTGATCGAGTCGCTGGAGGTGTTCCGGCGCAGGCGGTTCCACCGGCGCAAGGCGCACCTGGTGCTGTCGGCGTTACGGCACCGGGCGGCGGAACTGGGTGGGCAGGCCGTGCTGCGGCGCGCCGGCACCTACACCGAGGCTCTGGACGGGCTGCCGCAGCGGCTGCGGCACCGGCCCCTGAGCGTCTGCGCCCCCACCACCTACGCCGCCCGCCGCCTGGTGGAGCGACTGCCCGTGGAGGTGCTGCCGTCGCGGGGCTACGCGATCAGCGAGGAGCAGTTCGCCGGCTGGGCCCGGCGCCGGGGCGGCCGGAAACTGCTGATGGAGGACTTCTACCGCGACGTCCGCCGGCATCATCGCCTGCTGCTGGAGGGCGACGGCGAACCGGTGGGCGGTCGCTGGAACCACGACCACGACAACCGCGAGCCGCCGCCGAAGGCCGCCACCCTGGCCCGGGCGACCGGCCTGCCCGACCCCTGGTGGCCGGCCGAGGACGAGATCGACGAGCAGGTCCGCGCCGACCTGGACCGGTGGGAACGCGAGGAGGGCGTCACCTTCCTCGGCGAGGACGGGCCGCGCCGGTTCGCGGTCACCCGCGACGAGGCGCTGCGGGCGCTGGAGTCGTTCGTGACCACGCGGCTGGACGACTTCGGGCCCTACGAGGACGCGATCCTCGCGCAGGACCGGTGGATGGCGCACTCGCTGCTGTCGGTGCCGCTGAACCTGGGCCTGCTGCACCCGGTCGAGGTGGCCCGGCGGGCCGAGCGGGCCTACCGCGACGGCGACGCCGGGCCGGCCAGTACCGAGGGGTTCGTCCGGCAGGTCACCGGCTGGCGCGACTACGTGTGGCACGTCTACTGGCACTTCGGCGACGACTACCGCCGGCGCAACCACCTGGCCGCCCGCAGGAAGCTGCCGCGCTGGTTCGCCGAGCTCGACCCGGACGGCGAGGTGGAGGCACGGTGCCTGTCGAACGCCCTGACGTCGGTCCGTGAGGACGGCTGGGCGCACCACATCCCGCGGCTGATGGTGCTCGGGAACTGGGCCCTGCAACGGGGTTACGACCCGGTGGCGGTGACCGACTGGTTCCACCGGGCGTTCGTCGACGGCTACGACTGGGTGATGGTGCCGAACGTGGTCGGCATGGCCCTGCACGCCGACGGCGGCTCGATGATGACCAAGCCCTACGCCGCGGGAGGTGCCTACATCAACCGGATGAGCGACCACTGCGGCGGCTGCCGCTACGACCCGAAAAAGCGCGTCGGCGAGGACGCCTGCCCGTTCACGGCCGGGTACTGGGCCTTCCTGGAGCGCCACCGCGAGCAGTTCGCGGGCAACCACCGGATGAGCCGGGCCTACGCCGGGATGGGCCGGCTGAAGGACCTGGAGGAGGTGCTGGAGCAGGAGCGGCTCCGGGGAGCCGGCGCTCCCTGA